From the genome of Vigna angularis cultivar LongXiaoDou No.4 chromosome 11, ASM1680809v1, whole genome shotgun sequence, one region includes:
- the LOC108320781 gene encoding transcription factor LHW produces MGFLLKEALRTLCGRNQWSYAVFWKIGCHNSKLLIWEECYYEPLPCPPPTFGMGDLPYQNGGGHWFSSGSQPSQLGIQEEDRVNSLINKMTVNNSVIIAGEGTIGRAAFTGSHQWILLNSFTKDVYPQELYPEVHHQFSAGIQTVAVIPVLPHGVCQFGSFLPINENMGFVNDVKSLILQLGCVPGALLSEDYSANLSIERFAGPSITGVPVSINPPVITSNCTLSVANASNQKSNSFHTSRPFVQTPCHLNAETSACQGSALTLETCKLNQIPSNHYQPNVIPMSETHFSGQQRNGAMEAEVIISDVDSCQQQHSVSHNARSTFDNLTGSGSFGQSGQSEDHLTLMEQQIISAIGNRDNVNPCFNVSSTLNMLHLHTDGGYILGHSTSSSSAPPLGGIPIHGGMSTLLRSNLITSPGSQSPKASTADLSREVGIGLQNSDSSTKPRGCSSAISSNQCSTFHMHVEGSNHKMLPVDLKCVSTNQKIDYDLHQARNLPTFHVEQRVPISGQIPGLAHDCLSKDDSIQSMMAMNPKLKLDCTKPPSGDDLFDVLGVDLKNKLLNGNWNKHFADELDANTENIDKKLEPMNMPGTTTNPDIYSVKEAISDSGIFSGTGTDHLLDAVVSKAKSVVKQDSDDMSCRTTLTRNSTSSVPSPSRRPVMSGNFQGGLFDFPKNGGKTGATEASFLRSRGNKEDAGNCSQTSSTYGSQLSSWVENSGSVKRENSVSTGYSKRTDEACKPNRKRLKPGENPRPRPKDRQMIQDRVKELREIVPNGAKCSIDALLERTIKHMLFLQSVTKHADKLKQTGESKIINKEGGLLLKDNFEGGATWAYEVGSQSMVCPIVVEDLNPPRQMLVEMLCEKRGFFLEIADLIRGLGLTILKGVMEAHNDKIWARFAVEANRDVTRMEIFMSLVRLLEQTVKVKASSSNAIDNMVYHTFPQAAQIPATGRPSSLQ; encoded by the exons ATGGGGTTTTTGTTGAAAGAAGCTTTGAGGACTCTCTGCGGTCGGAATCAATGGTCTTACGCTGTGTTCTGGAAGATCGGTTGCCACAATTCTAa GTTATTAATCTGGGAAGAATGCTACTATGAACCTTTGCCATGCCCTCCACCCACGTTTGGGATGGGAGATTTGCCTTACCAGAATGGGGGAGGACACTGGTTTTCTTCAGGTTCTCAGCCATCTCAACTTGGGATTCAAGAGGAGGACCGAGTCAATTCATTGATTAACAAAATGACTGTAAACAATTCAGTTATCATTGCAGGTGAAGG TACGATTGGACGGGCTGCATTTACAGGCAGCCATCAGTGGATTCTTTTGAACAGTTTCACAAAAGATGTATATCCACAAGAG TTATACCCTGAAGTGCATCACCAATTTTCAGCTGGAATACAG ACAGTAGCAGTTATTCCTGTACTTCCTCACGGGGTTTGTCAATTTGGTTCTTTCTTACCC ATAAATGAGAATATGGGATTTGTGAATGATGTGAAGAGCTTGATCTTGCAATTAGGATGTGTTCCTGGTGCCCTTCTATCTGAAGACTATTCGGCAAATCTCTCTATTGAACGATTTGCTGGACCTTCCATTACTGGTGTGCCAGTGTCTATCAATCCACCTGTCATTACGTCAAATTGCACTCTCTCAGTAGCTAATGCCTCCAATCAGAAAAGTAATTCATTTCATACTTCAAGGCCTTTTGTTCAAACACCTTGCCATTTAAATGCGGAGACAAGTGCATGCCAGGGTTCTGCACTGACACTGGAAACCTGTAAACTGAACCAGATACCCAGCAACCATTACCAACCAAATGTTATTCCAATGAGTGAAACACACTTTTCTGGCCAACAACGGAATGGAGCTATGGAGGCTGAAGTGATAATCTCAGATGTTGATTCATGTCAGCAGCAACATTCTGTTTCACATAATGCTAGATCTACATTCGATAACTTGACTGGTTCTGGGTCTTTTGGTCAATCTGGTCAAAGTGAGGATCATCTAACATTAATGGAGCAACAAATTATATCAGCAATTGGGAATCGAGATAATGTTAATCCTTGTTTTAATGTGTCAAGTACCTTAAACATGCTTCATCTACACACAGATGGAGGCTACATACTTGGCCACAGTACGAGTTCTAGCAGTGCTCCCCCACTAGGAGGAATCCCAATACACGGTGGTATGAGTACTCTTTTGAGGTCAAATCTAATTACTAGTCCTGGTTCACAATCTCCCAAAGCATCCACAGCTGATTTATCCAGAGAAGTTGGGATTGGACTTCAAAATTCTGATTCTTCAACTAAACCAAGAGGTTGTTCTTCTGCTATTTCGAGTAATCAATGCAGCACATTTCACATGCATGTAGAAGGTTCTAATCACAAGATGCTCCCTGTAGATTTAAAGTGTGTTTCAACTAATCAAAAGATAGACTATGATTTGCATCAGGCCCGTAACCTCCCCACTTTTCATGTTGAGCAACGTGTGCCCATTAGTGGTCAAATCCCTGGTCTGGCCCATGATTGTCTTAGCAAAGATGATAGTATTCAATCTATGATGGCAATGAATCCTAAACTCAAACTAGATTGTACTAAACCTCCATCAGGTGATGACCTGTTTGATGTTTTAGGGGTagatttgaaaaacaaattactGAATGGAAATTGGAATAAACACTTTGCAGACGAATTGGATGCAAATACAGAAAATATTGACAAAAAGTTGGAACCTATGAATATGCCGGGCACAACTACAAATCCTGATATATATTCAGTTAAAGAAGCAATATCAGACAGTGGCATATTTTCTGGGACGGGAACAGACCACCTCTTGGATGCAGTGGTCTCCAAAGCCAAATCTGTTGTAAAACAGGATTCTGATGACATGTCTTGCAGGACAACATTGACAAGGAACAGTACTTCCTCTGTTCCCTCTCCTTCCCGCAGACCGGTTATGTCTGGTAATTTCCAAGGGGGATTATTTGATTTTCCTAAGAATGGTGGTAAAACAGGTGCCACAGAAGCTAGTTTTCTTAGGTCCAGAGGTAACAAGGAAGATGCCGGAAACTGTTCTCAAACTAGTTCTACTTATGGCTCACAACTTAGTTCATGGGTTGAGAACAGTGGGAGTGTTAAACGTGAGAATAGTGTTTCTACTGGATACTCAAAGCGGACAGATGAGGCTTGCAAACCCAATCGTAAGAGGCTTAAACCAGGAGAGAATCCCAGACCTCGCCCCAAAGATCGCCAAATGATTCAAGATCGAGTGAAAGAACTAAGAGAAATTGTGCCAAACGGAGCAAAA TGTAGCATAGATGCACTTTTGGAACGGACAATTAAGCACATGCTTTTCTTGCAAAGTGTGACAAAGCATGCTGACAAGCTAAAACAAACGGGCGAGTCTAAG ATTATTAATAAGGAAGGTGGGTTGCTTTTGAAAGACAACTTCGAGGGAGGAGCTACATGGGCATATGAAGTTGGCTCGCAATCAATGGTTTGTCCTATTGTAGTTGAGGATCTGAACCCTCCTCGTCAAATGCTAGTGGAG ATGCTTTGTGAGAAAAGAGGTTTCTTTTTGGAAATAGCGGACTTAATCAGAGGATTGGGTTTAACCATATTGAAAGGGGTAATGGAAGCTCACAATGACAAAATCTGGGCACGCTTTGCTGTTGAG GCTAACAGGGATGTAACAAGGATGGAAATATTCATGTCACTGGTTCGTCTTTTGGAGCAAACGGTGAAGGTAAAAGCATCTTCATCCAATGCAATTGATAACATGGTGTATCACACTTTTCCACAGGCTGCACAGATCCCAGCAACTGGAAGGCCTAGTAGCTTGCAATGA